The following are from one region of the Synechococcus sp. CBW1108 genome:
- the urtC gene encoding urea ABC transporter permease subunit UrtC, producing MSSSPFLIVFLRRWWPWILIVAAALILPFVLPPFRLNLLGRFLALGIVALGVDLIWGFTGLLSLGQGIFFALGGYALGMHLSLNSLEPGQLPEFFSLYGVKSLPLFWQPFNSPLFTLLAIWVIPAIVAGVLGFLVFRNRIKGVYFSILTQAALLVFFNFFNGQQKLINGTNGLKTDTARFFGELVGSDGMQRYLFWITVLLVVAAWFLCRWLTSGRFGDALVAVRDDEPRLRFTGYNPTAYKTLVFTVAGALAGISGALYTVQSGIISPQFMSVPFSIEMVIWVAVGGRGTLIGAVFGAVLINYAKSLISEQLPETWLFVQGGLFLLVVTALPDGVVGWWRKGGLRHIQAMVGWPPLAPTYPGLDLDPLVQAEKREIEARALAEETGSTGSGGLP from the coding sequence ATGAGCAGCTCACCTTTCCTTATCGTTTTTCTGCGTCGCTGGTGGCCCTGGATTCTGATCGTGGCGGCCGCCCTGATCCTGCCCTTCGTGTTGCCGCCCTTTCGGCTCAACCTGCTCGGTCGCTTTTTGGCTCTTGGCATCGTCGCTCTGGGTGTTGATCTGATCTGGGGTTTCACCGGCCTGCTTAGCCTTGGTCAGGGAATCTTCTTTGCCCTCGGCGGCTATGCCCTGGGTATGCATCTTTCGCTCAATTCGCTTGAGCCTGGCCAGTTGCCGGAGTTCTTCAGCCTCTATGGCGTCAAGAGCCTGCCCCTCTTCTGGCAGCCGTTCAATTCGCCCCTGTTCACGCTTTTGGCGATCTGGGTGATTCCAGCGATTGTGGCTGGAGTACTGGGCTTTCTTGTATTTCGTAACCGCATCAAAGGGGTGTACTTCTCGATCCTCACCCAGGCGGCCCTGCTGGTGTTTTTTAACTTCTTCAACGGCCAGCAGAAGCTGATTAACGGCACCAACGGTCTCAAGACAGACACCGCTCGCTTCTTCGGTGAGCTGGTGGGTTCCGATGGCATGCAGCGTTACCTCTTTTGGATCACGGTGTTGCTCGTGGTGGCTGCCTGGTTCCTCTGCCGCTGGCTTACAAGCGGTCGCTTTGGCGATGCCCTGGTGGCAGTGCGCGATGACGAGCCGCGGCTGCGCTTCACCGGCTACAACCCCACCGCCTACAAGACCCTTGTGTTCACCGTCGCTGGTGCTCTTGCCGGTATCAGTGGTGCCCTCTACACCGTGCAATCGGGCATTATTTCGCCCCAGTTCATGTCGGTTCCCTTTTCGATTGAGATGGTGATTTGGGTGGCGGTGGGGGGCCGCGGCACCCTGATCGGCGCCGTGTTCGGTGCGGTGTTGATCAACTACGCCAAGAGCCTGATCAGCGAACAGCTACCCGAAACCTGGCTGTTCGTTCAGGGGGGGCTTTTCCTGCTGGTGGTTACAGCCCTGCCCGATGGGGTAGTGGGCTGGTGGCGCAAAGGCGGGCTTCGCCACATTCAGGCGATGGTGGGCTGGCCGCCGCTGGCTCCCACCTATCCCGGCCTTGACCTCGATCCACTCGTACAGGCCGAGAAGCGCGAGATTGAAGCCCGTGCCCTTGCTGAAGAAACCGGTTCCACAGGATCTGGAGGTTTGCCATGA
- the urtB gene encoding urea ABC transporter permease subunit UrtB, translating to MTALYDTLFNGLAIGSVLMLAALGLAVVFGLMGVINMAHGELMMLGAYTTFVVQNLLKNGPLSGLFPIYLLIAIPIAFLVSGLAGLLLEKTVIRRLYGRPLETLLATWGVSLILQQFVRSVSTAFFLGLLLAVLLGMFAPRLTPQIWWQRRWAPLLGVGGWVLAGVLGIGLASALGSVRALDQPWFSARNIDVTAPQWLRGSIDLAGVTMPTGRLFIIALTAIALVAVNWFLQKSVWGIRIRAVTQNRPMSSCLGIPTQKVDALTFLVGSGLAGVAGVAVTLLGSVGPNLGGNYIVDCFMVVVLGGVGKLLGTVVAALGIGILSYVLGSGSLLLLWPTMPAGLNETITFFATTSMAKVLVFVLIVVFLQFRPAGLFPQKGRMVEA from the coding sequence ATGACAGCTCTTTACGACACGCTCTTCAACGGGCTGGCGATCGGCTCGGTGCTGATGCTGGCGGCGCTTGGCCTCGCTGTGGTCTTCGGCCTGATGGGTGTCATCAACATGGCCCATGGGGAGTTGATGATGCTCGGCGCCTACACCACCTTCGTGGTGCAGAACCTGCTCAAGAACGGCCCCCTTTCCGGCCTCTTCCCCATCTATTTACTGATTGCGATACCGATCGCCTTCCTGGTTAGTGGCTTGGCCGGGCTGCTTCTCGAGAAGACGGTGATTAGGCGCCTCTACGGCCGTCCCCTGGAAACCTTGCTGGCCACCTGGGGCGTCAGCCTGATCCTGCAGCAGTTCGTGCGTTCAGTTTCCACGGCCTTCTTTCTCGGCTTGCTGCTGGCGGTGTTGCTGGGGATGTTCGCGCCGCGTCTCACCCCCCAGATCTGGTGGCAGAGGCGTTGGGCGCCGCTGCTTGGCGTTGGCGGCTGGGTGTTGGCCGGCGTTCTGGGTATTGGGCTGGCTTCGGCCCTTGGCAGCGTGAGAGCCCTGGATCAGCCTTGGTTCAGTGCTCGCAACATTGATGTCACGGCGCCTCAGTGGCTGCGTGGTTCGATCGATTTGGCGGGGGTGACAATGCCCACCGGCCGTCTGTTCATCATCGCGCTGACGGCAATTGCCCTTGTGGCGGTGAACTGGTTCCTGCAGAAGAGTGTTTGGGGTATCCGCATTCGGGCCGTCACCCAGAACAGGCCGATGAGCAGTTGCCTTGGCATCCCCACCCAAAAGGTCGACGCCCTCACCTTTCTGGTTGGCTCGGGGCTGGCCGGGGTGGCCGGTGTTGCCGTCACCCTGCTGGGTTCGGTGGGCCCAAACCTTGGCGGTAATTACATCGTTGATTGCTTCATGGTCGTGGTACTCGGTGGGGTCGGCAAGCTGCTCGGCACCGTGGTGGCGGCCCTCGGCATCGGCATCTTGAGCTATGTGCTCGGCTCTGGTTCCCTCCTGTTGCTTTGGCCGACGATGCCCGCCGGCCTGAACGAGACGATCACCTTTTTTGCCACCACATCGATGGCAAAGGTGCTGGTGTTCGTGCTGATCGTCGTCTTCCTGCAGTTCAGGCCTGCAGGCCTGTTCCCGCAAAAGGGACGCATGGTGGAGGCCTGA
- the urtA gene encoding urea ABC transporter substrate-binding protein, protein MKSSLMRKTTMRYVAGATAMAASLSLVACGGGEKASGDFDGEVKVGILHSRSGTMAISENTVAEAELMAIEEINAKGGITIEGKKLKIVPVEEDGASDWPTFAEKAKKLIDQDQVAVVFGGWTSASRKAMLPVFEAKDHFLFYPIQYEGQECSKNIFYSGATPNQQAEPAVSWLLKNKGKDFFLVGSDYVYPRTANTIMKEQLKVEGGNLVGEDYLPLGNTEVAPIIAKIKQALPKGGVIVNTLNGDSNVAFFKQMKAAGITPANGYAIMSFSIAEEEVAAIGPEYLEGTYAAWNFFQSLDTPASKEFTKNFKAKYGENRVTNDPAESAYNMIYLWAAGAEKANSVDNSAVRKSLIGVTFDAPQGKIEVQPNHHTTELVMIGEVQKDGMFKIIEDKGVLKPIAWNQFVPETKGYTCDWTQDRPDAGKFKM, encoded by the coding sequence ATGAAGTCTTCCCTGATGCGCAAAACCACCATGCGTTACGTCGCTGGCGCTACGGCGATGGCAGCCAGCCTTTCGCTCGTGGCCTGCGGCGGCGGCGAAAAAGCCTCTGGCGATTTTGATGGTGAAGTGAAGGTGGGGATTTTGCATTCCCGCTCAGGCACCATGGCCATCTCCGAAAACACGGTGGCTGAAGCCGAGTTGATGGCGATCGAGGAGATCAACGCCAAGGGCGGGATCACCATCGAGGGCAAAAAGCTGAAGATTGTTCCCGTCGAAGAAGATGGTGCCTCTGACTGGCCCACCTTCGCTGAGAAAGCCAAAAAACTGATCGATCAGGATCAGGTGGCTGTGGTGTTTGGTGGCTGGACCTCAGCTAGCCGCAAGGCGATGCTGCCGGTGTTTGAAGCCAAGGATCACTTCCTCTTCTATCCGATCCAATACGAAGGTCAGGAGTGCTCCAAGAACATTTTCTACAGCGGTGCTACCCCCAATCAGCAGGCGGAACCCGCGGTCTCCTGGCTGCTGAAGAACAAGGGCAAGGACTTCTTCCTAGTGGGCTCCGACTACGTGTATCCGCGCACCGCGAACACGATCATGAAGGAGCAGCTCAAGGTTGAGGGCGGCAACCTGGTGGGTGAGGACTACCTGCCACTTGGCAACACTGAGGTGGCTCCGATCATTGCCAAGATCAAGCAGGCCCTGCCCAAGGGTGGCGTGATCGTCAACACCCTTAATGGCGATAGCAACGTTGCCTTCTTCAAGCAGATGAAGGCTGCTGGCATCACCCCTGCCAACGGCTACGCGATCATGAGCTTCTCAATTGCTGAGGAGGAGGTTGCGGCAATCGGCCCTGAGTACCTGGAAGGCACCTATGCGGCCTGGAATTTCTTCCAGAGCCTGGATACACCAGCTTCCAAGGAGTTCACCAAGAACTTCAAGGCCAAATATGGCGAAAACCGAGTCACCAACGACCCGGCTGAATCTGCCTACAACATGATCTATCTCTGGGCCGCTGGAGCGGAGAAGGCCAATAGCGTTGACAACAGCGCCGTGCGCAAATCGCTAATCGGGGTTACTTTCGATGCCCCCCAGGGCAAGATCGAGGTGCAGCCCAACCATCACACCACCGAGCTGGTGATGATTGGTGAGGTCCAAAAGGACGGCATGTTCAAGATCATCGAAGATAAGGGTGTGCTCAAGCCGATTGCCTGGAACCAGTTCGTTCCCGAAACCAAGGGCTACACCTGCGATTGGACGCAGGATCGTCCTGACGCTGGCAAGTTCAAGATGTGA
- the ureG gene encoding urease accessory protein UreG has product MSKLRVGVAGPVGSGKTALVEALCRRLRDRLQLAVVTNDIYTQEDAQFLTRVGALEPERIRGVETGGCPHTAIREDCSINRAAVAELEAAFPDLDLVLVESGGDNLAASFSPELVDLCIYVIDVAAGDKIPRKGGPGITRSDLLVINKIDLAPMVGAILEVMAADTERMRPGRPWCFTNIRSGEGLEAVEQFLWAQLP; this is encoded by the coding sequence ATGAGCAAGCTGCGGGTGGGCGTAGCTGGGCCGGTGGGCTCGGGCAAAACGGCCCTGGTGGAGGCCCTGTGCCGGCGGCTGCGCGATCGCCTGCAGCTGGCGGTTGTCACCAACGACATCTACACCCAGGAAGACGCCCAGTTCCTCACCCGAGTTGGGGCCCTAGAGCCCGAACGCATCCGCGGCGTCGAAACCGGTGGCTGCCCCCACACCGCCATCCGTGAGGACTGTTCGATCAACCGAGCTGCGGTGGCCGAGCTGGAGGCGGCCTTTCCCGATCTGGATCTGGTGCTGGTGGAGAGCGGCGGCGACAACCTGGCTGCCAGCTTCAGCCCGGAACTGGTGGATCTCTGCATCTACGTGATCGATGTCGCCGCTGGCGACAAGATCCCCCGCAAGGGCGGTCCGGGGATCACCCGCTCCGACCTGCTGGTGATCAACAAGATCGATCTGGCCCCGATGGTGGGGGCCATCCTTGAGGTGATGGCAGCGGATACCGAGCGCATGCGCCCTGGGCGCCCCTGGTGCTTCACCAACATCCGCAGCGGCGAAGGGCTGGAGGCGGTGGAGCAGTTTTTGTGGGCCCAGCTGCCCTAA
- a CDS encoding urease accessory protein UreF → MTTSRLRLFQLISPALPVGAFSYSEGVEVLVQRGLLLDGAGVRRWLEAELQRGTLALEAASLPGLLLAEVAELRERDSWLLALREAAEVRAQQRQMGASLLGLLADLGFNPPALNLAWPAAFALAGRALEVAATELVEAYLYGWVANQLSAALRLVPLGPTEAQRLQLGLAPLIAERALELAAADPDQLWSGGVGAGLAQLRHAELYSRLFRS, encoded by the coding sequence ATGACCACTAGCCGGCTGCGCTTGTTTCAACTGATCAGCCCGGCGCTGCCGGTGGGGGCCTTCAGTTATTCGGAGGGTGTGGAGGTGCTGGTGCAGCGCGGGCTTTTGCTGGATGGGGCTGGGGTGAGGCGCTGGTTGGAGGCCGAGCTGCAGCGCGGCACCCTGGCGCTGGAGGCGGCGAGCCTGCCGGGCTTGCTGCTGGCTGAGGTGGCCGAATTGCGCGAGCGCGACAGCTGGTTGCTGGCCCTGCGGGAGGCGGCCGAGGTGCGCGCCCAGCAGCGTCAGATGGGGGCGTCGCTGCTGGGGCTGCTGGCCGATCTGGGCTTCAATCCGCCCGCCTTGAACCTGGCCTGGCCAGCAGCCTTTGCCCTGGCGGGCCGCGCCCTGGAGGTTGCTGCCACCGAGCTGGTGGAGGCCTACTTGTATGGCTGGGTGGCAAACCAGCTCAGTGCGGCCTTGCGGCTGGTGCCCCTAGGACCCACCGAGGCCCAGCGCCTACAGCTGGGCCTGGCGCCTTTGATTGCCGAGCGGGCCCTGGAACTGGCGGCTGCCGATCCAGATCAGCTCTGGAGCGGTGGTGTGGGTGCGGGTCTGGCCCAGTTGCGCCACGCCGAGCTGTACTCCAGGCTGTTTCGCAGCTGA
- the ureE gene encoding urease accessory protein UreE: MASSEPADRPLVLRERGLAASPGAVPGLVLALSAAERTQLRGLRCTACGRQVLLQLPRGAALQPGEWLAATAAEPLVQVRAALEELMQVRSADPLALLQAAYHLGNRHVAMEIRAGELRLLADSVLAHLLEHRGLQVGQLQAPFQPESGAYGSAHGHSQSHDH; encoded by the coding sequence ATGGCCAGCTCTGAGCCTGCTGACCGGCCGTTGGTGCTGCGTGAGCGCGGGCTGGCCGCCAGCCCGGGGGCCGTTCCTGGCTTGGTGCTGGCCCTTTCGGCGGCGGAGCGCACCCAGCTGCGGGGTTTGCGTTGCACTGCCTGTGGCAGGCAGGTGCTGCTGCAGCTGCCCCGGGGGGCAGCCCTGCAGCCCGGTGAGTGGCTGGCCGCCACGGCTGCCGAACCGCTGGTGCAGGTGCGGGCGGCGCTGGAGGAGCTGATGCAGGTGCGCAGCGCCGATCCCCTGGCCCTGCTCCAGGCCGCCTATCACCTCGGCAATCGCCATGTGGCGATGGAGATCAGGGCTGGTGAACTGCGCCTGCTCGCCGATTCTGTGCTGGCCCACCTGCTGGAGCATCGCGGTCTGCAGGTGGGCCAGCTGCAGGCCCCCTTTCAGCCCGAGTCCGGTGCCTACGGCTCCGCCCACGGCCACAGCCAAAGCCATGACCACTAG
- a CDS encoding urease accessory protein UreD has product MNHPNTIAAGRWHGAAELEFTARQGSPGEPTATVHQGWATSPLKLQRAYPQADGRCELPLLHTAGGLVGGDQLTLRAHLAPGSQALITSVAAQKVYGTVGRSRLVPQGQWARQSLHFSLEAGSDLEWLPQELVLFAGGLLEQNLTVELAAGASWLGMDVVRLGRSAAGETLGQGCWRSRLQICRRGPEGRRWELVDPLEISGAQLAAEHGMAGQPVLGSLVWAAPQPLGAAALAQLLADCRSDRQGLEGEMACGALDQGLIARYRGPSSQAARFWFTRLWARIRAARGLCAPELPRVWPFQEQPLGSG; this is encoded by the coding sequence GTGAATCATCCCAACACCATTGCGGCAGGCCGCTGGCACGGCGCCGCTGAGCTGGAGTTCACGGCCCGGCAGGGCAGTCCGGGGGAGCCGACTGCAACTGTGCACCAGGGCTGGGCCACCTCCCCCCTGAAATTGCAACGGGCCTACCCCCAGGCAGACGGCCGCTGCGAATTGCCCCTCCTGCACACCGCCGGCGGCCTGGTGGGGGGCGACCAACTCACGCTGCGGGCCCACCTCGCCCCAGGCAGCCAGGCCCTGATCACCAGCGTGGCGGCCCAGAAGGTTTACGGCACGGTGGGGCGCTCCCGTTTGGTGCCGCAGGGCCAGTGGGCCCGGCAGAGCCTGCACTTCAGCCTTGAAGCCGGCAGCGACCTGGAATGGCTGCCCCAGGAGTTGGTGCTGTTTGCCGGCGGACTGCTGGAGCAGAACCTCACGGTGGAGCTAGCAGCGGGGGCCAGCTGGCTGGGCATGGACGTCGTGCGGCTGGGCCGCAGCGCCGCCGGCGAAACCCTGGGCCAGGGGTGCTGGCGTTCACGGCTGCAGATTTGCCGCCGCGGCCCCGAAGGCCGCCGCTGGGAGCTGGTGGATCCCCTGGAAATCAGCGGCGCCCAACTCGCAGCAGAACACGGCATGGCCGGCCAACCGGTGCTGGGATCGCTGGTGTGGGCAGCGCCGCAGCCCCTGGGGGCCGCTGCCCTGGCCCAGCTGCTGGCCGACTGCCGCAGCGACCGCCAGGGCCTGGAGGGCGAGATGGCCTGCGGCGCCCTAGACCAAGGCCTAATCGCCCGCTACCGCGGCCCGTCCAGTCAGGCGGCCCGGTTTTGGTTCACCAGGCTATGGGCCCGGATCCGGGCCGCACGGGGCCTCTGCGCCCCGGAATTGCCCCGGGTATGGCCCTTCCAGGAACAGCCCTTGGGTTCAGGCTGA
- a CDS encoding urease subunit gamma: protein MHLTPQEKDKLLIVTAALLAERRLNRGLRLNHPEAVAWLSFQVIEGARDGKTVAALMAEGSTWLSCEQVMEGVAELVSEVQIEAMFPDGTKLVTLHNPIR from the coding sequence ATGCACCTAACCCCCCAGGAAAAGGACAAGCTGCTGATTGTCACCGCCGCCCTGCTGGCAGAGAGGCGGCTCAACCGCGGCCTGCGGCTCAACCACCCTGAGGCGGTGGCCTGGCTCAGCTTTCAAGTGATCGAGGGCGCCCGCGACGGCAAGACCGTTGCCGCCCTGATGGCCGAGGGCAGCACCTGGCTGAGCTGTGAACAGGTGATGGAGGGGGTGGCGGAGCTGGTGAGCGAAGTACAGATCGAGGCGATGTTTCCCGACGGCACCAAGCTTGTGACCCTGCACAACCCGATCCGCTGA
- a CDS encoding urease subunit beta, which yields MPPLIPGELLPEPGEIVLNAGRPVTTLLVANTGDRPVQVGSHFHFFEANSALEFDRDAARGLRLDIPAGTAIRFEPGDSREVQLVPFAGERRIFGFNGLVNGPLD from the coding sequence ATGCCCCCCCTGATCCCTGGTGAACTGCTGCCCGAACCCGGCGAGATCGTGCTCAACGCCGGCCGGCCCGTGACAACGCTGCTGGTGGCCAACACGGGCGATCGGCCCGTGCAGGTGGGCTCCCACTTCCACTTCTTTGAGGCCAACAGCGCCCTGGAGTTCGACCGCGACGCGGCCCGCGGCCTGCGGCTCGACATTCCCGCCGGCACGGCTATTCGCTTCGAGCCCGGCGACAGCCGCGAGGTACAGCTGGTGCCCTTCGCCGGCGAGCGCCGCATCTTCGGCTTCAACGGCTTGGTCAACGGCCCGCTCGATTAA
- the ureC gene encoding urease subunit alpha: MPYRISRRAYAETYGPTTGDRLRLADTELFLEVEKDFTVYGDEVKFGGGKVIRDGMGQGQTSRAEGAVDTVVTNALILDWWGIVKADIGLRDGRICAIGKAGNPDTQAGVTIVVGPGTEAIAGEGHILTAGSIDTHIHFICPQQIETALASGVTTLLGGGTGPATGTNATTCTPGAFHLARMLQAAEGLPVNLGFYGKGNASSPEALKEQVRAGACGLKLHEDWGTTPAAIDCCLTVADRFDVQVCIHSDTLNEAGFVEDTIRAIGGRTIHTFHTEGAGGGHAPDIIKICGEANVLPSSTNPTRPYTRNTLEEHLDMLMVCHHLDPRIPEDVAFAESRIRRETIAAEDILHDLGAFSIIASDSQAMGRVGEVITRTFQTAHKMKLQRGALPEDSASSGGRNDNTRLKRYIAKTTINPAIAHGLDSQIGSVEVGKLADLVLWKPGFFGVKPELVIKGGSIVWAQMGDANASIPTPGPVHGRPMFAAFGAALAPSCLTFMSQAALDADLPRQLGLKRPCVPVTNTRGNIGKASMKNNTALPKVEVDPQTYEVFADGVLLSCEPAEVLPMAQRYFLL, from the coding sequence ATGCCATACCGCATCTCCCGCCGCGCCTACGCCGAGACCTACGGCCCCACCACCGGCGATCGGCTGCGCCTGGCCGACACCGAACTATTTCTGGAGGTGGAAAAGGATTTCACCGTCTACGGCGATGAGGTGAAATTTGGCGGCGGCAAGGTGATCCGCGACGGCATGGGCCAGGGCCAGACCTCCCGCGCTGAAGGCGCCGTGGACACAGTTGTAACCAACGCCCTGATCCTGGATTGGTGGGGGATCGTCAAGGCCGACATCGGCCTGCGCGACGGCCGCATCTGCGCCATCGGCAAGGCCGGCAACCCCGACACCCAAGCGGGCGTGACGATCGTGGTGGGCCCGGGCACCGAAGCGATCGCCGGCGAGGGCCACATCCTCACCGCCGGTTCAATCGACACCCACATCCACTTCATCTGCCCCCAGCAGATTGAAACGGCCCTGGCCAGCGGTGTAACAACCCTGCTGGGGGGCGGCACCGGCCCGGCCACCGGGACCAACGCCACCACCTGCACCCCGGGCGCCTTTCACCTGGCCCGCATGTTGCAGGCCGCCGAGGGGCTGCCGGTGAACCTCGGCTTCTACGGCAAGGGCAATGCCTCCAGCCCCGAGGCCCTCAAAGAGCAGGTGCGCGCCGGCGCCTGCGGCCTCAAGCTCCACGAAGACTGGGGCACCACCCCAGCCGCGATCGACTGCTGCCTCACGGTGGCCGACCGCTTTGACGTGCAGGTGTGCATCCACTCCGACACCCTCAACGAGGCGGGCTTTGTGGAAGACACGATCCGCGCCATCGGCGGCCGCACGATCCACACCTTCCACACCGAGGGAGCCGGCGGCGGCCACGCCCCCGACATCATCAAAATCTGCGGCGAGGCCAACGTGCTGCCCAGCAGCACCAACCCCACCCGCCCTTACACCCGCAACACGCTCGAGGAGCACCTCGACATGCTGATGGTGTGCCACCACCTGGATCCACGCATCCCGGAGGACGTGGCCTTCGCCGAATCGCGCATCCGCCGCGAAACGATTGCCGCCGAAGACATCCTCCACGACCTGGGCGCCTTCTCGATCATTGCCAGCGACTCCCAGGCCATGGGCCGGGTGGGCGAGGTGATCACCCGCACCTTCCAGACCGCCCACAAGATGAAGTTGCAGCGCGGCGCCCTGCCCGAAGACTCCGCCTCCAGTGGAGGCCGCAACGACAACACCCGCTTGAAGCGCTACATAGCCAAAACCACGATCAACCCGGCCATCGCCCACGGGCTCGATTCCCAGATCGGTTCGGTGGAGGTGGGCAAGCTGGCCGATCTGGTGCTGTGGAAGCCGGGCTTTTTCGGCGTGAAGCCGGAGCTGGTGATCAAAGGCGGCTCGATCGTGTGGGCCCAGATGGGGGATGCCAACGCCTCGATCCCCACCCCCGGGCCGGTGCACGGCCGGCCGATGTTTGCCGCCTTTGGAGCCGCCCTGGCCCCTAGCTGCCTCACCTTCATGAGCCAGGCAGCCCTCGATGCCGACCTCCCCCGCCAGCTGGGCCTGAAACGCCCCTGCGTGCCCGTGACCAACACCCGCGGCAACATCGGCAAGGCCTCAATGAAAAACAACACGGCCCTGCCGAAGGTTGAGGTAGACCCCCAGACCTATGAGGTGTTTGCCGATGGGGTGCTGCTCAGCTGCGAACCAGCCGAGGTGCTGCCGATGGCCCAGCGCTACTTTTTGCTGTAG
- a CDS encoding circularly permuted type 2 ATP-grasp protein → MFTEYKPNKGYDEYFSAADQPRSALRPLVSSLGQLGLDELNRNHAAAGVLLRRLGATFRLNDSGSQGGERILPFDPLPRLISNDDWQRLEEGLLQRLEAIDLFLADVYGPQQILRDGLIPREDVESSQGWRPQLQGFKPPLGRWCHISGLDLVRDGQGAWRVLEDNLRCPSGVAYFLENRRVMKRMFPSLFSGRTVQPIDDYPSRLLQTLRELAHWTDTPKVVLLTPGVFNSAYFEHSYLAQQMGIQLVEGRDLICQDERVWMRSTAGLEPVDVIYRRIDDDFLDPAVFRSDSMLGVRGLMAAYRAGRVAIANAPGTGVADDKLIYAYVPEMIRYYLSEEPIIENVPTYLCSRQEDRAYVLAHLGELVVKAVAEAGGYGMLIGPHASPEEIAEFDAKIQADPRNYIAQPTLELSTVPSLSEGELFPCHVDLRPYVLRGRGAWVSPGGLTRVALRRGSLVVNSSQGGGCKDTWIVAEQPC, encoded by the coding sequence ATGTTCACGGAATACAAACCCAACAAGGGCTACGACGAATATTTCAGCGCCGCCGACCAGCCCCGCAGCGCCCTGAGGCCCCTGGTCTCCTCCCTGGGTCAGCTGGGCCTCGACGAACTCAACCGCAACCATGCCGCCGCCGGAGTGCTCCTGCGGAGGCTGGGGGCCACCTTTCGCCTCAACGATTCCGGCAGCCAGGGGGGGGAGCGGATCCTGCCCTTTGATCCCCTGCCCCGGCTGATCAGCAACGACGACTGGCAGCGGCTGGAGGAGGGCCTGCTGCAGCGCCTGGAGGCGATAGACCTCTTTCTGGCCGACGTCTATGGCCCCCAGCAAATCCTGCGCGATGGCCTGATCCCCAGGGAAGACGTGGAGAGCTCCCAGGGCTGGCGGCCCCAGCTGCAGGGCTTCAAGCCGCCCCTGGGCCGCTGGTGCCACATCTCCGGCCTGGATCTGGTGCGCGACGGCCAGGGAGCCTGGCGGGTGCTGGAGGACAACCTGCGCTGCCCCTCCGGCGTGGCCTACTTCCTGGAAAATCGCCGCGTGATGAAGCGGATGTTCCCGAGCCTGTTCTCAGGACGCACGGTGCAACCGATCGACGATTACCCCTCCCGCCTGCTGCAGACCCTGCGGGAGCTGGCCCACTGGACCGATACCCCCAAGGTGGTGCTGCTCACCCCGGGGGTTTTCAACAGCGCTTACTTCGAGCACAGCTACCTGGCCCAGCAGATGGGCATCCAGCTGGTCGAGGGTCGCGACCTGATCTGCCAGGACGAGCGGGTGTGGATGCGCAGCACGGCTGGCCTGGAGCCCGTGGATGTGATCTACCGGCGCATCGATGACGACTTCCTCGATCCGGCAGTATTCCGCAGCGATTCAATGCTGGGGGTGCGGGGCCTGATGGCGGCCTACCGGGCCGGTCGGGTGGCGATCGCCAATGCCCCCGGCACCGGCGTCGCCGACGACAAGCTGATCTATGCCTACGTGCCGGAGATGATTCGCTACTACCTAAGCGAGGAGCCGATCATCGAAAATGTGCCCACCTACCTCTGCTCCCGCCAGGAAGACCGGGCCTATGTGCTGGCCCACCTGGGCGAGTTGGTGGTCAAGGCGGTGGCTGAGGCCGGCGGTTACGGCATGCTGATCGGCCCCCATGCCAGCCCGGAGGAGATCGCCGAATTCGATGCCAAAATCCAGGCTGATCCGCGCAATTACATCGCCCAGCCCACCCTGGAGCTCTCCACCGTGCCGTCGTTGAGCGAGGGTGAACTGTTCCCCTGCCACGTTGACCTGCGGCCCTACGTGCTGCGCGGCCGGGGCGCCTGGGTCAGCCCCGGTGGCCTCACCCGGGTGGCCCTGCGCCGGGGATCCCTGGTGGTGAACTCCTCCCAAGGGGGAGGCTGCAAGGACACCTGGATCGTGGCCGAGCAACCATGCTGA